A single region of the Hyalangium ruber genome encodes:
- the ftsH gene encoding ATP-dependent zinc metalloprotease FtsH: MKQQDPTPSGGLGPRNRKPEKPQTPSKGFKFGSPLGYILLLVLGFLLFRNVFQDAGVRRVSYSQFREAVESGQFTRVQVTDEWVKGFLKESAPAPQAQPAQERPLRGELNALPWMAYRVSGDDKLVELLQEKGVQYEAVPQSGLSEVLWIWLIPMGLVLLFWSFMMRRVAGGMGQGPQSVMSFGKTRAKVQAEADTGVGFKDVAGVDEAVDELREIVEFLKTPEKFRRLGGRIPKGVLLVGPPGTGKTLLARAVAGEAGVPFFSLSGSEFVEMFVGVGAARVRDLFAQAAAKAPCIIFIDELDAIGKSRNAGVAGGHDEREQTLNQLLAEMDGFDGRTGLIILAATNRPEILDSALMRPGRFDRQVLVDRPDKRGRERVLEIHSRNVKLGPDVDLKAIAARTPGFAGADLANVVNEAALLAARRNRDAVTRSEFEEAIERVVAGLEKKNRRMNEREKEIVAHHEAGHAVVGWMLPYAERVTKVSIIPRGLAALGYTMSLPLEDRYLMSLDELRDKMAQMMGGRAAEELFIGEVSTGASNDIKQATEIARLMVRDYGMSTLGPVALGAEHGPGFLRSAGVPEVRTYSEQTARMVDEEVRKLVTEALDRARNVLRTHRDKVHALAARLLATEVIEEDAMTPLLGPKVVPDRGLLHPEARQVVAAHPAGEQEGSPPTQHTESSRDV, translated from the coding sequence ATGAAGCAGCAGGATCCAACACCTTCCGGAGGGCTGGGCCCTCGTAACAGGAAGCCAGAGAAGCCGCAGACGCCCTCCAAGGGGTTCAAGTTCGGCTCGCCGCTGGGCTACATCCTCCTGCTGGTTTTGGGGTTCCTGCTGTTCCGCAACGTCTTCCAGGACGCGGGCGTGCGGCGGGTCAGCTACAGCCAGTTCCGCGAGGCGGTGGAGAGCGGCCAGTTCACCCGGGTGCAGGTGACCGATGAGTGGGTGAAGGGCTTCCTCAAAGAGAGCGCGCCCGCGCCGCAGGCCCAGCCGGCCCAGGAGCGGCCGCTGCGGGGAGAGCTCAACGCGCTGCCGTGGATGGCCTACCGCGTGTCAGGCGACGACAAGCTCGTCGAGCTGCTGCAGGAGAAGGGCGTCCAGTACGAGGCGGTGCCGCAGTCGGGCCTGTCCGAGGTGCTGTGGATCTGGCTGATCCCCATGGGCCTGGTGCTGCTCTTCTGGAGCTTCATGATGCGGCGGGTGGCCGGCGGCATGGGCCAGGGGCCGCAGAGCGTCATGAGCTTCGGCAAGACGCGCGCGAAGGTGCAGGCCGAGGCCGACACCGGCGTGGGCTTCAAGGACGTGGCCGGCGTGGACGAGGCGGTGGACGAGCTGCGGGAGATCGTCGAGTTCCTCAAGACGCCCGAGAAGTTCCGCCGCCTGGGAGGCCGCATCCCCAAGGGCGTGCTGCTGGTGGGGCCGCCGGGAACGGGCAAGACGCTGCTGGCCCGGGCCGTGGCGGGCGAGGCGGGCGTGCCCTTCTTCAGCCTCTCCGGCTCCGAGTTCGTGGAGATGTTCGTGGGCGTGGGCGCCGCGCGTGTCCGTGACTTGTTCGCCCAGGCGGCGGCCAAGGCCCCGTGCATCATCTTCATCGACGAGCTGGACGCGATCGGCAAGAGCCGCAACGCGGGCGTCGCCGGCGGGCATGACGAGCGCGAGCAGACGCTCAACCAGCTCCTGGCGGAGATGGACGGCTTCGATGGCCGCACCGGGCTCATCATTCTGGCGGCCACCAACCGGCCGGAGATCCTCGACAGCGCCCTGATGCGCCCGGGCCGCTTCGACCGGCAGGTGCTGGTGGATCGGCCGGACAAGCGGGGCCGCGAGCGGGTTCTGGAGATCCACTCGCGCAACGTGAAGCTGGGGCCGGACGTGGACCTGAAGGCCATTGCCGCGCGCACCCCGGGTTTCGCGGGCGCCGACCTGGCCAACGTGGTGAACGAGGCGGCGCTGCTGGCCGCGCGGCGCAACCGTGACGCGGTGACGCGCTCGGAGTTCGAGGAGGCCATCGAGCGCGTGGTGGCGGGTCTGGAGAAGAAGAACCGCCGCATGAACGAGCGCGAGAAGGAAATCGTCGCGCACCACGAGGCGGGCCACGCCGTGGTGGGGTGGATGCTGCCCTACGCGGAGCGGGTGACGAAGGTCTCCATCATCCCGCGCGGTCTGGCGGCGCTGGGCTACACCATGTCGCTGCCGCTGGAGGACCGCTACCTCATGTCGCTGGATGAGCTGCGCGACAAGATGGCGCAGATGATGGGCGGCCGGGCCGCGGAGGAGCTCTTCATCGGAGAGGTCTCCACCGGCGCCTCCAACGACATCAAACAGGCCACGGAGATCGCCCGGCTGATGGTGCGCGACTACGGCATGAGCACGCTGGGCCCCGTGGCGCTGGGGGCCGAGCATGGCCCGGGCTTCCTGCGGTCGGCGGGGGTGCCCGAGGTGCGCACCTACTCCGAGCAGACGGCGCGCATGGTGGACGAGGAGGTGCGCAAGCTGGTCACCGAGGCGCTGGATCGCGCCCGGAACGTGCTGCGCACCCACCGCGACAAGGTTCACGCCCTGGCCGCGCGACTCTTGGCCACCGAAGTCATCGAAGAAGATGCCATGACGCCGCTGTTGGGGCCCAAGGTGGTTCCGGATCGGGGCC
- a CDS encoding (deoxy)nucleoside triphosphate pyrophosphohydrolase translates to MGRRQIRVVGAMLQNDEGCYLITQRPPKASLPLLWEFPGGRVEPGEADAQALARELREEMGVEIRVLEQAMHTLHEYPNYDIDFRVFHCRLRDEKAPIQHLRVHDHRWVKLEDMAKYQFPDADAKTLAKLLDLEP, encoded by the coding sequence ATGGGTCGCCGTCAGATCCGCGTTGTCGGCGCGATGCTCCAGAACGACGAAGGGTGCTACCTCATCACCCAGCGGCCTCCGAAGGCCTCGCTGCCGTTGCTCTGGGAGTTCCCCGGTGGCCGGGTAGAGCCGGGCGAGGCGGACGCTCAGGCGCTCGCGCGAGAGCTCCGCGAGGAGATGGGCGTGGAGATCCGGGTGCTGGAGCAGGCGATGCACACGCTCCACGAGTATCCGAACTACGACATCGACTTCCGCGTCTTCCACTGCCGGCTGCGCGACGAGAAGGCCCCCATCCAGCACCTGCGCGTGCATGACCACCGCTGGGTGAAGCTCGAGGACATGGCGAAGTACCAGTTCCCCGACGCGGACGCGAAGACGCTGGCGAAGCTGCTCGACCTGGAACCGTGA
- a CDS encoding serine/threonine protein kinase: MTSPPLDRPPAAGPAGPVLLESGRTTYELIRPLEQTVHGELLLARRRFDTNTGDYVVLKRLSRECREEDYRRLMEEVAITARLRHPGIAGMHDVDGSVGDPYLVLEYVEGHRLDTLIEAAAQASKPLTEAFACYVGSEVADALHHAHELTSEEGRWLRLVHRNVSPRTIMVGSRGEVKLTDFGTVWAALPGRQPTEDDALPGNLAYASPELTRKGTIDGRTDQFSLAAVLLHLLTGRPLVEGSDRVTHELHELRQRMEEAVAMGPGDEAATALVRDLRGRIHKLTWGFVDRIRALTPRDVAEATRAVPVGLRPILRRALSPRRTDRYASCAEFGHELRLHLWRVGQFYGRPEAASEVSALLRAPSRGRSRSAVARSSTAGHKSGGAGQGRRAGSSAEGRRKKDTPSR; this comes from the coding sequence ATGACCAGTCCGCCACTGGATCGTCCCCCCGCCGCCGGCCCCGCTGGCCCCGTGCTGCTGGAGTCCGGGCGCACGACTTATGAGCTCATCCGCCCCTTGGAGCAGACCGTCCATGGGGAGCTGCTGCTCGCCCGGCGGAGGTTCGACACCAACACCGGGGACTACGTCGTGCTCAAGCGGTTGAGCCGCGAGTGCCGGGAGGAGGATTACCGGCGCCTGATGGAGGAGGTGGCCATCACCGCGCGGCTGAGGCACCCCGGCATCGCCGGCATGCACGACGTGGACGGCAGCGTGGGGGACCCCTACCTGGTGTTGGAGTACGTGGAGGGGCACCGGCTCGACACATTGATTGAGGCGGCAGCGCAGGCGAGCAAGCCCCTGACCGAGGCGTTCGCCTGCTACGTGGGCAGCGAGGTGGCCGATGCGCTGCACCACGCCCACGAGCTCACCAGCGAGGAGGGCCGCTGGCTGCGCCTGGTCCACCGCAACGTGTCGCCGCGCACCATCATGGTGGGCTCGCGGGGCGAGGTGAAGCTCACCGACTTCGGCACCGTGTGGGCGGCGCTCCCGGGGCGCCAGCCCACGGAGGACGACGCGCTGCCGGGCAACCTCGCGTATGCCTCGCCGGAGCTGACGCGCAAGGGCACCATCGACGGGCGCACGGATCAATTCTCGCTGGCCGCCGTGCTGCTGCACCTGCTGACGGGCAGGCCCCTGGTCGAGGGCTCGGACCGCGTCACCCACGAACTGCACGAGCTGCGGCAGCGCATGGAGGAGGCGGTGGCGATGGGGCCGGGAGACGAGGCCGCCACCGCACTGGTGCGGGACTTGCGGGGCCGCATCCACAAGCTCACCTGGGGGTTCGTCGATCGGATCCGGGCGCTGACGCCTCGGGATGTGGCGGAGGCGACGCGGGCGGTGCCCGTGGGCCTGCGCCCCATCCTGCGCCGGGCCCTGTCTCCCCGGCGGACGGACCGCTATGCCTCGTGCGCGGAGTTCGGCCACGAGCTGCGCCTGCACCTGTGGCGCGTGGGCCAGTTCTACGGTCGGCCCGAGGCGGCCAGTGAGGTATCGGCCCTGCTGCGAGCCCCCTCGCGCGGCCGCTCCCGGAGCGCTGTGGCCCGCTCGAGCACCGCGGGGCACAAGAGCGGGGGAGCAGGCCAGGGCCGGCGCGCTGGCTCCTCGGCGGAGGGGCGCCGAAAGAAGGACACGCCGTCCCGGTGA
- a CDS encoding helix-turn-helix transcriptional regulator, translating to MSQRERAVALGVAIRAARESAGLTQEDVASRIDLHPMTYGGIERGRLLPSVSTLTRICVLLKIDPDQLPDLQDVRD from the coding sequence ATGAGTCAGAGAGAGCGGGCCGTCGCTCTGGGGGTCGCCATCCGCGCCGCCCGGGAGAGCGCCGGGCTCACGCAGGAGGATGTCGCCAGCCGAATCGATCTGCACCCGATGACGTACGGGGGCATCGAGCGCGGCCGACTGCTGCCCAGCGTCTCGACGCTGACGCGCATCTGCGTGCTGCTGAAGATAGACCCGGACCAGTTGCCCGACCTGCAGGACGTCCGCGACTAG
- a CDS encoding MBL fold metallo-hydrolase — MASIHFLGAAGTVTGSKFLLEHEGRRVLVDCGLFQGHKELRRRNWEPLPVPASSLDAIVLTHAHIDHTGGLPRVVGEGYNGPVYSTSGTRDLAALLLPDSAHLQEEEARYANKERYSKHQPALPLYTVADAQRAVKLMETFGYERPKEILPGITLTFYRAGHILGSAVCAFDLKSTGQRVVFSGDLGRYNAPILRDPQGVSAATTLVVESTYGNREHGETRPHDALCNAVKGAFDRGGVVVIPAFAIGRTQELLYHLRNLEEEGRIPEVDVFVDSPMACDATPIYLAHPEEHDLGMSSLVDRGATPLATRRTRFITSPNESKRLNQFQGPGIIISASGMATGGRVLHHLKHRLPDARNTILFVGYQSEGSRGRRLQDGEKESRIHGQMVPVAAEIRTVSGFSAHADWRETMRWMEGFQSPPRQTLLVHGEPVALQGLKSRVESQGWQAYVPRYLERVELAR, encoded by the coding sequence ATGGCCTCCATCCACTTCCTGGGTGCCGCGGGCACCGTCACCGGCTCGAAGTTCCTGCTGGAGCACGAGGGCCGGCGGGTGCTCGTCGACTGCGGCCTGTTCCAGGGCCACAAGGAGCTGCGGCGGCGCAACTGGGAGCCGCTGCCCGTGCCCGCCTCGAGCCTGGACGCCATCGTCCTGACGCACGCCCATATCGATCATACGGGCGGGCTGCCGCGCGTGGTGGGCGAGGGCTACAACGGTCCGGTCTACTCCACCTCGGGGACGCGGGACCTGGCGGCGCTGCTGCTGCCGGACTCGGCGCACCTGCAGGAGGAAGAGGCGCGCTACGCCAACAAGGAGCGCTACTCCAAGCACCAGCCGGCGTTGCCGCTCTATACGGTGGCGGATGCCCAGCGCGCCGTGAAGCTGATGGAGACGTTCGGCTACGAGCGCCCCAAGGAGATTCTCCCCGGCATCACCCTTACCTTTTATAGGGCGGGCCACATCCTGGGCTCGGCGGTGTGCGCCTTCGACCTGAAGAGCACGGGGCAGCGCGTGGTGTTCAGCGGGGACCTGGGCCGCTACAACGCGCCCATCCTGAGGGATCCGCAGGGCGTGAGCGCCGCCACCACGCTGGTGGTGGAGAGCACCTACGGGAACCGGGAGCACGGCGAGACGCGGCCGCACGACGCGCTGTGCAACGCGGTGAAGGGGGCCTTCGATCGTGGCGGCGTGGTGGTCATCCCCGCCTTCGCCATCGGCCGCACCCAGGAGCTGCTCTACCACCTGCGCAACCTGGAGGAAGAGGGCCGCATCCCCGAGGTGGACGTGTTCGTGGACTCGCCCATGGCGTGCGATGCCACCCCCATCTACCTGGCGCACCCCGAGGAGCATGACCTGGGGATGAGCTCGCTGGTGGACCGGGGGGCCACGCCGCTGGCCACGCGGCGCACCCGGTTCATCACCTCGCCCAACGAGAGCAAGCGGCTCAACCAGTTCCAGGGGCCGGGCATCATCATCTCCGCCTCGGGCATGGCCACGGGCGGGCGCGTGCTGCACCACCTCAAGCACCGGCTGCCGGATGCGCGCAACACCATCCTCTTCGTGGGCTACCAGTCCGAGGGCTCGCGCGGGCGGCGCCTCCAGGACGGGGAGAAGGAGAGCCGCATCCACGGGCAGATGGTGCCGGTGGCGGCGGAGATCCGCACGGTGAGCGGCTTCTCGGCGCACGCGGACTGGCGGGAGACGATGCGGTGGATGGAGGGCTTCCAGTCCCCTCCCCGCCAGACGCTGCTGGTACACGGCGAGCCCGTGGCGCTCCAGGGGCTCAAGAGCCGCGTCGAGTCCCAGGGCTGGCAGGCCTACGTGCCCCGGTACCTGGAGCGGGTGGAGCTGGCGCGCTAG
- a CDS encoding Hint domain-containing protein, which produces MKNQKVSKALRSFVSVGSVSAVALLSAGWTSALNPPTASVDKASLLADSQYMSRKFQARAERASDSIRIDLADAAQFRFVENRLKASGKTPKNSPYLFQRLREARLKALANPSRPGDISTQESEAGQWCTHFLYMGNEKGDSTSTTYELTPVVACEGGANYIYTDVIAYDSNADLTDNIPVDSAAGEDYGGGTNFVGDLVIYPTLPADASRHLNTESLMIAMDESTGAEQFTYTQVQSAVTPVKQGIQVFHPAQLLGGAGSDIVICQQRGGSDCDYAVSGYVNGVLQAYPSGSLITGIAGAKPDGTRNPSAYWPVSNYSQAKVYLPVNGLYDAGAKAAECRITQFESAKLRLQLVNTGKVCYVETDFLNQLVSGSRASAFSFLADFTRTASGPGTCNKDTILNEAVTLWMQIKAKADCGGGLIEDRFTSMTSDMKALVTQKIFYRNSCMAEGTSILRADGTSSPIEQLEVGDKVIANDKGVALTVMDIARGGEDKPLVRVRDSAGHDVRLTEQHPVITASGKVVPAVALKVKDQVKAKGGTTTITSIERIPYEGQVFNLTLGTDAELASLSKEERTMFAGGFLVGDNAMQLELETPKHPQVAVMSSLPKVWHKDYLKRLDVKQGAARK; this is translated from the coding sequence ATGAAGAACCAGAAGGTATCGAAGGCGTTGCGTTCCTTTGTCTCCGTGGGCTCGGTCTCCGCAGTCGCGCTGCTGTCGGCGGGGTGGACCAGCGCGCTGAACCCGCCGACCGCCAGCGTGGACAAGGCAAGCCTGCTCGCGGACTCGCAGTACATGAGCCGGAAGTTCCAGGCACGTGCCGAGCGGGCCTCGGACTCGATTCGCATCGACCTCGCGGACGCGGCGCAGTTCCGCTTCGTGGAGAACCGGCTCAAGGCGTCCGGAAAGACTCCCAAGAACTCGCCCTACCTCTTCCAGCGGCTGCGCGAGGCCCGGCTGAAGGCGCTGGCCAACCCTTCGCGCCCCGGTGACATCTCGACCCAGGAGTCGGAGGCGGGGCAGTGGTGCACCCACTTCCTCTATATGGGCAACGAGAAGGGTGACAGCACCAGCACCACCTATGAGCTGACCCCGGTGGTGGCCTGCGAGGGCGGCGCCAACTACATCTATACCGACGTCATCGCCTACGACTCGAACGCCGATCTCACGGACAACATCCCGGTCGACTCCGCGGCGGGCGAGGACTACGGCGGCGGCACGAACTTCGTGGGCGATCTCGTCATCTACCCGACCCTCCCGGCGGATGCTTCTCGGCACCTGAACACCGAGTCGCTGATGATCGCCATGGACGAGAGCACCGGGGCCGAGCAGTTCACCTACACCCAGGTGCAGTCGGCCGTCACGCCGGTGAAGCAGGGCATCCAGGTGTTCCACCCGGCGCAGCTGCTGGGCGGCGCGGGCTCGGACATCGTGATCTGCCAGCAGCGCGGTGGCTCGGACTGCGACTATGCCGTGTCTGGCTACGTCAACGGCGTGCTGCAGGCCTACCCGTCCGGCAGCCTCATCACCGGCATCGCGGGCGCGAAGCCCGACGGCACGCGCAACCCGAGCGCGTACTGGCCGGTGAGCAACTACTCGCAGGCGAAGGTCTACCTGCCCGTCAACGGCCTGTATGACGCGGGCGCGAAGGCCGCCGAGTGCCGCATCACCCAGTTCGAGTCGGCCAAGCTGCGCCTGCAGCTCGTGAACACCGGCAAGGTCTGCTACGTCGAGACGGACTTCCTCAACCAGCTGGTCTCCGGCTCGCGCGCCTCCGCGTTCTCGTTCCTGGCGGACTTCACCCGCACGGCCAGCGGCCCGGGCACCTGCAACAAGGACACGATCCTCAACGAGGCGGTCACGCTGTGGATGCAGATCAAGGCCAAGGCCGACTGCGGCGGGGGCCTGATCGAGGATCGCTTCACCTCCATGACGTCGGACATGAAGGCGCTGGTGACGCAGAAGATCTTCTACCGCAACAGCTGCATGGCCGAGGGCACCAGCATCCTGCGCGCCGACGGCACCAGCAGCCCCATCGAGCAGCTCGAGGTGGGCGACAAGGTCATCGCCAACGACAAGGGTGTGGCGCTGACGGTGATGGACATTGCCCGCGGCGGCGAGGACAAGCCGCTGGTGCGCGTGCGTGACAGCGCGGGCCACGACGTGCGCCTGACCGAGCAGCACCCGGTCATCACCGCCTCCGGCAAGGTGGTCCCCGCGGTGGCGCTGAAGGTGAAGGATCAGGTCAAGGCGAAGGGTGGCACCACCACCATCACCTCGATCGAGCGCATCCCCTACGAGGGCCAGGTCTTCAACCTGACCCTGGGCACGGACGCGGAGCTGGCCTCGCTGAGCAAGGAGGAGCGCACCATGTTCGCCGGTGGCTTCCTGGTCGGCGACAACGCGATGCAGCTCGAGCTCGAGACGCCGAAGCACCCGCAGGTGGCGGTCATGTCCAGCCTGCCCAAGGTCTGGCACAAGGACTACCTCAAGCGGCTCGACGTGAAGCAGGGCGCCGCCCGCAAGTAA
- a CDS encoding BON domain-containing protein, translating into MADRRYEDDRRGQDERRRRDPEEERRGERRAEMYRGPDERGYGGGERLGRRERSERGSRYAERPSRDRDFDPRASPSGAFHEDKSRMGPERGRYGMGSRGYREAPEHRERDHSHLAGLHDMDDMSELREGYREHRRQRDDYPPRYGHGPGVENMDAPRLGYGTSTTRGDDHDMGHGGFLGGGNYRSGSPMPTGRGPKGYQRSDERIREDICDRLMMGWMNAENVDVEVRNGEVTLKGMVKSRDEKRAIEALAESVLGVKDLINMLRVERTDPLRASERPEPHGDKLAVAQDSEKGPMHS; encoded by the coding sequence ATGGCAGACAGGCGCTACGAGGACGACAGACGCGGACAGGACGAGCGGCGCAGACGGGATCCCGAAGAGGAGCGGCGAGGCGAGCGGCGCGCGGAGATGTACCGGGGTCCCGATGAGAGGGGCTATGGAGGGGGCGAGCGGCTGGGCCGACGTGAGCGGAGCGAGCGCGGGAGCCGATATGCCGAGCGGCCGAGCCGGGACCGGGACTTCGATCCGAGGGCCAGCCCGAGCGGCGCCTTCCATGAGGACAAGAGCCGCATGGGCCCGGAGCGTGGCCGCTATGGCATGGGGTCGCGGGGCTATCGCGAAGCGCCGGAGCACCGGGAGCGCGACCACTCGCACCTGGCGGGGCTCCATGACATGGACGACATGTCGGAGCTTCGAGAGGGCTATCGGGAGCACCGCCGGCAGCGCGACGATTACCCGCCACGCTATGGCCACGGCCCAGGTGTGGAGAACATGGATGCGCCACGCCTGGGCTATGGAACCAGCACCACGCGCGGTGATGATCATGACATGGGCCACGGTGGCTTCCTCGGCGGGGGGAACTACCGCTCGGGCTCACCGATGCCCACGGGACGGGGCCCCAAGGGCTACCAGCGCTCGGACGAGCGCATCCGCGAGGACATCTGCGACCGGCTGATGATGGGCTGGATGAACGCGGAGAACGTCGACGTCGAGGTGCGCAACGGCGAAGTCACCCTCAAGGGCATGGTGAAGAGCCGGGACGAGAAGCGCGCCATCGAAGCGCTCGCCGAGTCCGTGCTGGGGGTGAAGGACCTCATCAACATGCTGCGCGTCGAGCGTACGGACCCGCTCCGGGCCTCGGAGCGTCCCGAGCCGCACGGCGACAAGCTGGCCGTGGCCCAGGACTCGGAGAAGGGCCCGATGCATTCGTGA
- a CDS encoding BON domain-containing protein, with protein sequence MANRYGDEEEYDRPRDEDERYWHERNWGKGGGYAAGAAGMGREPFGDEWRTARSRGTGKAPKGYVRSDERIREDVCERLMYSPYDASEVEVTVTGGEVTLSGTVRHRAEKWGIEDVIEDVVGIHDIHNQIRIQRGETQQSLPFTDEPRHFHS encoded by the coding sequence ATGGCGAACCGCTATGGCGATGAAGAGGAGTACGACCGACCTCGGGACGAGGACGAGCGCTACTGGCACGAGCGCAACTGGGGCAAGGGCGGAGGCTACGCCGCCGGCGCCGCGGGCATGGGCCGGGAGCCCTTCGGGGACGAGTGGCGAACGGCTCGCTCACGCGGCACGGGCAAGGCCCCCAAGGGCTACGTCCGCTCGGACGAGCGCATCCGCGAGGACGTCTGCGAGCGGCTGATGTACAGCCCCTATGACGCCAGCGAGGTGGAGGTGACCGTCACCGGTGGCGAGGTGACCCTGAGTGGCACGGTGCGCCACCGCGCCGAGAAGTGGGGCATCGAGGACGTGATCGAGGACGTCGTGGGGATACACGACATCCACAACCAGATCCGGATTCAGCGAGGCGAGACACAGCAGTCGCTCCCCTTCACGGATGAGCCGCGGCACTTCCACTCCTGA